A genomic window from Pseudogulbenkiania sp. MAI-1 includes:
- a CDS encoding N-acetylmuramidase domain-containing protein, with translation MSPIPSDVYIAKEGDTLSGIAKKTGQSLGSLIRLNGIKNPNKIEVGQAIYLSERAAFSVQALFLDALRHPIENLAYRLVIDGKAHQGKTQANGLTEQKVSRDARSKVEIHSKDYLGNWQHLGSTISDYGQKLITLVSPYVSFKDQLEPHPPEAPTTPQPTGQPDKPKATQPPLPQKPAGPPSKNNPSVRPHKTKGKHGESVIKIGIDLPKDLLKYMQAYEDKPITEKDWADYAYDLKCEVNVLKAIGQKESKGSAFWRLQDGQGAHVPAILYERHFFRRLTKGRYDQSHPDLSGPFGKAYGPHSKQYLRLLNAYRLDPDAALMSASWGMFQILGANYMYCGYKDVRPFVEKMCKNEQGQLDILARFIRNKPSAWKDPKNKALGKRTSLWDAVKTKDWSAIAFNFNGPDYRTNHYDTELKAIYEKLCDRTA, from the coding sequence ATGAGCCCAATTCCCTCTGACGTTTACATTGCCAAAGAAGGCGACACGCTGAGCGGCATTGCCAAGAAAACCGGCCAGTCACTTGGCAGTCTGATCCGCCTGAACGGCATCAAGAACCCGAACAAGATTGAAGTCGGCCAGGCGATCTATTTGAGTGAGCGAGCCGCTTTCTCGGTTCAGGCCCTGTTTCTGGATGCGTTACGCCACCCCATCGAAAACCTGGCCTACCGCCTGGTGATCGATGGCAAGGCTCACCAAGGTAAAACCCAGGCCAATGGCCTGACCGAGCAGAAAGTCAGCCGGGACGCTCGATCCAAGGTCGAAATCCATAGCAAGGACTATCTGGGCAACTGGCAGCATCTGGGCAGCACGATCTCCGACTACGGCCAGAAACTGATCACGCTCGTCAGCCCCTATGTGTCGTTCAAGGACCAGTTGGAGCCTCACCCACCGGAAGCGCCAACCACTCCCCAACCCACTGGGCAACCGGACAAGCCGAAAGCGACGCAGCCACCGCTGCCCCAAAAGCCCGCCGGCCCGCCCAGCAAAAATAACCCCAGCGTGCGCCCGCACAAGACCAAGGGCAAGCACGGTGAGTCGGTGATCAAGATCGGCATCGACCTGCCTAAGGACTTGTTGAAGTACATGCAGGCGTATGAGGACAAGCCGATCACAGAAAAAGATTGGGCAGACTATGCCTACGACCTTAAATGCGAAGTCAACGTGCTCAAGGCCATCGGCCAGAAGGAAAGCAAGGGCAGCGCGTTCTGGCGGCTGCAGGATGGGCAGGGGGCGCATGTGCCCGCCATCCTGTACGAGCGGCATTTCTTCCGCAGGCTCACCAAGGGGCGCTACGACCAGAGCCACCCCGATCTTTCCGGTCCCTTTGGTAAAGCATACGGCCCGCACTCGAAACAATACCTGCGCCTGCTCAACGCCTACCGGCTGGACCCCGATGCCGCCTTGATGAGTGCCTCCTGGGGGATGTTCCAGATATTGGGCGCGAATTATATGTATTGTGGCTACAAGGATGTTCGACCGTTTGTTGAAAAAATGTGCAAAAACGAGCAAGGACAGTTGGACATATTGGCGAGATTTATCCGCAACAAACCGTCGGCGTGGAAAGACCCGAAGAACAAGGCTTTGGGAAAGAGAACGTCGCTATGGGATGCGGTCAAAACCAAGGATTGGTCCGCCATCGCTTTTAACTTCAATGGGCCGGATTACCGAACCAATCATTACGACACCGAACTAAAGGCTATCTATGAAAAACTGTGCGATCGCACTGCTTAA
- a CDS encoding type VI secretion system Vgr family protein has translation MTFHPLLASFAAAFTQDQRLLTLQLGDGVRWGETLLPLAVHGEEAVSDSYRYRVECLSPDAGLELKGLLGVPVRLGIAGADGAEQVRCGVVSAAETAGSDGGFARYALTVEPPFALLRLRKTSRVFQDLSVPDILRQVFAEHAAANPVFAAVQSLDFSLAGELPPRSYCLQYRESDFDFIVRLLHEEGLSWRFNFLDDDLPQVQLIAFDDPYSLPPAGVERVHFHRSDATEAEDGLTRWDSTRQIVSGSVALATFDYQPVATGHSGDTSAVDQGTDGTRLQSSLQDYDVPGQYYAGDADQLAHYARLRQQAHDAQAKHFDGGGSVRGLSAGQWFRLDDHPAHEWDSAERREFVVTRQTFTARNNLPAELERALPASLRPSLTAAGDAPANDVPFLTQFQAQRRGLPLTPAYAGTTLAKPTARGAQTATVVGPEGEEVHTDAHGRIKVQFHWQRPAEHPTIGANFDDTSSCWLRVAMPSAGAGWGHQFIPRIGQEVLVDFIEGDIDRPVITGVLYNGSHPPPAFSGAGSLPANKTLSGIKSKEHQGGRYNELLFDDTPGEVRAKLSSEHGKTQLNQGYLTHPRTDGKATPRGDGFELRTDRHGAIRAGHGLLLSTEAQNGAAGKQLARDGAQSQLDAALSLSQSLGETATAQLADSVETGPETIQPDNAKGAKKTDGHLQHHVAALKAWEAGTNTDKDGKTANDSFPRDASLPRSVTGQQPLMILSAPAGLAAATDNSLTLAAGTNIDQVAQRDTNQTSGRRWLHNVGQHISLFVSGVKDSVSLKLIAAKGKVQVQAQSGEMELTADKDVAITSCKGKVVISAKQEILLASGGGYIRLSGGNIDIHCPGTVSVKGAEHVVEGPASMHVAAPAMPVPKEDVRYSQKLDWSDYPASWLPFPGAYEARSLTESQRHSILRARPALSETPSLTAKQADKVTHMPALGTQWHMEDEVVDWSAVQQESEDEPNSL, from the coding sequence ATGACCTTTCACCCCCTCCTCGCCAGCTTCGCCGCCGCCTTTACCCAGGACCAGCGCCTCCTCACCCTGCAACTGGGCGACGGCGTACGCTGGGGCGAGACGCTGCTGCCGCTCGCCGTGCACGGCGAGGAGGCGGTGTCCGACAGCTACCGCTACCGCGTCGAGTGCCTGTCGCCCGATGCCGGCCTCGAACTCAAGGGCCTGCTCGGCGTGCCGGTGCGGCTGGGCATCGCTGGGGCGGATGGGGCCGAGCAGGTGCGCTGCGGCGTGGTCAGCGCCGCCGAGACGGCGGGCAGCGACGGCGGCTTCGCCCGGTACGCGCTCACCGTCGAGCCGCCGTTCGCGCTCCTGCGCCTGCGCAAGACGTCGCGCGTGTTCCAGGACCTCTCGGTGCCCGACATCCTGCGCCAGGTGTTCGCCGAGCACGCCGCCGCCAACCCGGTGTTCGCGGCGGTGCAGAGCCTGGATTTTTCATTGGCGGGCGAGCTGCCGCCCCGCAGCTACTGCCTGCAGTACCGCGAATCCGACTTCGATTTCATAGTCCGCCTGCTGCACGAAGAAGGGCTCAGTTGGCGGTTCAACTTCCTGGATGACGACCTACCTCAGGTCCAGCTCATCGCCTTCGACGACCCCTACTCGCTGCCGCCCGCTGGCGTCGAACGGGTGCACTTCCACCGCAGTGACGCCACCGAAGCCGAAGACGGCCTCACCCGCTGGGACAGCACGCGCCAGATCGTCAGCGGCAGCGTGGCACTAGCGACCTTCGACTACCAGCCGGTGGCCACCGGCCATAGCGGCGATACCAGCGCCGTTGACCAAGGTACCGACGGCACCCGACTGCAGAGCAGCCTGCAGGACTACGACGTCCCCGGCCAGTACTACGCCGGCGACGCCGACCAGCTCGCCCACTACGCCCGGCTGCGCCAGCAGGCGCACGATGCGCAAGCCAAGCATTTCGACGGTGGCGGCAGCGTGCGCGGGCTGAGTGCCGGGCAGTGGTTCCGCCTCGACGACCACCCAGCGCACGAATGGGATAGCGCCGAACGGCGCGAATTCGTCGTCACGCGCCAGACCTTCACCGCCCGCAACAACCTGCCGGCCGAACTGGAACGGGCGCTGCCCGCCAGCCTGCGGCCAAGCTTGACCGCCGCCGGTGATGCCCCGGCGAACGACGTGCCATTTCTCACTCAATTCCAAGCCCAGCGTCGCGGCCTGCCACTCACCCCGGCCTACGCCGGCACGACGCTCGCCAAGCCCACCGCACGCGGCGCCCAGACCGCTACCGTGGTCGGGCCGGAGGGTGAAGAAGTTCACACCGACGCCCATGGCCGCATCAAGGTCCAGTTCCACTGGCAGCGTCCTGCCGAACATCCGACGATCGGCGCCAACTTCGACGATACCTCGAGCTGCTGGCTGCGCGTCGCCATGCCCTCGGCCGGGGCCGGCTGGGGGCATCAATTCATTCCCCGCATCGGCCAGGAAGTGCTGGTCGACTTCATCGAAGGCGATATCGACCGGCCGGTCATCACCGGCGTGCTGTACAACGGCAGCCACCCGCCGCCCGCCTTCAGCGGGGCCGGCAGCCTGCCGGCCAACAAGACCCTGTCCGGCATCAAGTCGAAAGAACACCAGGGCGGGCGGTACAACGAACTCTTGTTCGACGACACCCCCGGTGAAGTGCGGGCCAAGCTCTCGTCCGAGCACGGCAAGACCCAACTCAACCAGGGCTACCTCACCCACCCGCGCACCGACGGCAAAGCCACGCCGCGCGGCGACGGCTTCGAACTCAGAACCGACCGCCACGGCGCGATCCGCGCCGGGCACGGCCTGCTGCTGAGCACCGAAGCGCAGAACGGTGCAGCTGGCAAGCAACTGGCGCGCGACGGCGCGCAAAGCCAGCTCGATGCGGCGTTAAGCCTGAGCCAGTCTCTCGGCGAAACCGCCACCGCCCAGCTGGCCGACAGCGTCGAAACCGGTCCGGAGACCATCCAGCCGGACAACGCCAAAGGGGCCAAGAAGACCGACGGCCACCTACAGCACCACGTCGCGGCGCTGAAGGCGTGGGAGGCAGGTACCAATACCGATAAGGATGGCAAAACCGCCAACGACTCATTCCCTCGCGACGCTTCGCTACCTCGCTCGGTCACCGGCCAGCAGCCGCTGATGATCCTCTCTGCCCCCGCCGGCCTCGCCGCGGCGACCGACAACAGCCTCACCCTGGCCGCCGGGACGAATATCGACCAGGTTGCCCAGCGCGATACGAATCAAACCTCGGGCCGGCGCTGGCTGCACAACGTCGGCCAGCACATCAGCCTGTTTGTGTCGGGGGTGAAGGACTCCGTCAGCCTGAAATTGATCGCGGCGAAGGGCAAGGTGCAGGTCCAGGCGCAGAGCGGGGAGATGGAGCTGACGGCGGACAAGGACGTGGCCATCACCTCCTGCAAGGGCAAGGTGGTGATCAGCGCCAAGCAGGAGATTCTGCTCGCCAGCGGCGGCGGTTACATCCGGCTCTCCGGCGGCAACATCGACATCCACTGTCCCGGCACGGTAAGCGTGAAGGGGGCGGAGCATGTGGTGGAGGGGCCGGCGAGCATGCACGTAGCCGCGCCAGCGATGCCAGTACCCAAAGAGGATGTCCGTTACAGCCAAAAACTGGATTGGTCCGATTACCCTGCTTCCTGGTTACCATTTCCAGGAGCATACGAAGCACGCAGCCTTACCGAGAGCCAGCGACATTCTATTTTACGCGCCCGCCCCGCGCTGAGCGAAACGCCAAGCCTGACCGCCAAGCAGGCAGACAAGGTCACTCATATGCCGGCATTGGGCACGCAATGGCATATGGAGGACGAAGTCGTGGATTGGAGTGCAGTACAACAGGAAAGTGAAGATGAGCCCAATTCCCTCTGA
- a CDS encoding indolepyruvate ferredoxin oxidoreductase family protein translates to MSIRHVDLEEKYTAPTGQVFMTGIQALVRLPMLQQERDRAAGLNTAGYVTGYRGSPLGNVDLSMQKAEKYLKEHNVVFHPGINEDLAATAVWGTQQVNLFEGAKYDGVYAMWYGKGPGVDRSGDVIKHGNVAGTSPHGGVLLVAGDDHAAKSSTFPHQSDHILAASMIPVLNPSGVQEVLDFGLHGWAMSRYSGCWVAIKAITDTVESAAIVDVSPERVNVVIPDDFPLPPDGLNIRWPDTPLAQEKRVLHHRLYAALAYARANHLNKIVLDSPNPRLGIITTGKSYLDVMQALDDLGIDETLAAEIGLRIFKVGMTWPLEPEGVRHFAEGLDEILVVEEKRQIIEYQLKEQLYNWRDDVRPRVVGKFAEKGEWALPHGDWLLPAAGELTPAMIARAIASRLALIFDSPVIHDRLKFYDDKEAQLVQPREAIPRVPHYCSGCPHNTSTKVPDGSRALAGIGCHYMATWIEPHTKTFSQMGGEGVPWLGQAPFTSTKHVFANLGDGTYYHSGLLAIRAAIAAKVNITYKLLYNDAVAMTGGQHVDGPLDVPMITRQLAAEGVKRIVITSDEPEKYQNVKGLADGVEVFHRRELDRLQKELRETEGTTILIHDQTCAAEKRRRRKRGDYPDPAKRVFINERVCEGCGDCSVKSGCLSVMPVETPLGRKRKIDQSSCNKDYSCLEGFCPSFVTVEGGKLHKPAAAAANLGSLPPLPAPLVPAAHQPYGIMVTGVGGTGVVTIGQVLGMAAYLDGKGVTVLDMAGLAQKGGSVWSHVRIADKREQLHAVRIAAGDANLVLGCDLVVTAAEEALAKMREGFSHAVINSFESPTSAFLKNPDQRFPARSMKDAIIESVGAGHYSEVNATRLATALLGDAIASNMFMLGYAWQKGLVPVSEEAIMEAIRLNGAAVTFNQQAFFWGRHAAHDPARVEALVTPNAVVQFVPRETADAVLHHRAKLLTAYQNERLAERYKALVQRVKTAEDGVKPGSQALTLAVARSYYHVLAYKDEYEVARLYTDGEFLRALDGTFEGDYTLHFQLGASWMTGGKAKKVSFGSWMLPAMKVLAKLRFLRGTPLDIFGWQADRKLERRLIGEFETLVDTLLAGLKADNLASAVELAKLAESVRGFGPIKDRSYAFAQQKQQELLEAFADKGKAIKGVVAA, encoded by the coding sequence ATGTCGATCCGCCATGTCGATCTGGAAGAAAAGTACACCGCGCCCACCGGGCAGGTATTCATGACCGGCATCCAGGCGCTGGTGCGTCTGCCGATGCTGCAACAGGAGCGCGACCGCGCCGCCGGCCTCAACACCGCCGGCTACGTCACCGGCTACCGCGGCTCGCCGCTGGGCAACGTCGACCTGTCGATGCAGAAAGCCGAGAAATACCTCAAGGAACACAACGTGGTGTTCCACCCCGGCATCAACGAAGACCTCGCCGCCACCGCCGTGTGGGGCACCCAGCAGGTCAACCTGTTCGAGGGCGCCAAGTACGACGGCGTGTACGCCATGTGGTACGGCAAGGGCCCGGGCGTGGACCGCTCCGGCGACGTCATCAAGCACGGCAACGTGGCCGGCACCAGCCCGCACGGCGGGGTGCTCTTGGTGGCGGGCGACGACCATGCCGCCAAGTCCTCCACCTTCCCGCACCAGTCCGACCACATCCTCGCCGCCAGCATGATCCCGGTGCTCAACCCCTCCGGCGTGCAGGAAGTGCTCGACTTCGGCCTGCACGGCTGGGCGATGAGCCGTTACTCCGGCTGCTGGGTGGCGATCAAGGCCATCACCGACACCGTCGAGAGCGCCGCCATCGTCGACGTCTCGCCCGAGCGCGTCAACGTGGTGATCCCGGACGACTTCCCGCTGCCGCCGGACGGCCTCAACATCCGCTGGCCGGACACCCCTCTCGCCCAGGAAAAGCGCGTGCTGCACCACCGCCTGTACGCGGCGCTGGCCTACGCGCGTGCCAACCACCTCAACAAGATCGTGCTCGATTCGCCCAACCCGCGGCTCGGCATCATCACCACCGGCAAGAGCTACCTCGACGTGATGCAGGCGCTCGACGACCTCGGCATCGACGAGACGCTGGCGGCCGAGATCGGCCTCAGGATCTTCAAGGTCGGCATGACCTGGCCGCTCGAGCCGGAAGGCGTGCGCCACTTCGCCGAGGGGCTGGACGAGATCCTGGTGGTGGAGGAAAAACGCCAGATCATCGAATACCAGCTCAAGGAACAGCTGTACAACTGGCGCGACGACGTGCGCCCGCGCGTGGTCGGCAAGTTCGCCGAGAAAGGCGAATGGGCGCTGCCGCACGGCGACTGGCTGCTGCCGGCGGCGGGCGAACTGACCCCGGCGATGATCGCGCGCGCCATCGCCAGCCGCCTGGCGCTGATCTTCGACAGCCCGGTGATCCACGACCGCCTCAAGTTCTACGACGACAAGGAAGCGCAGCTGGTGCAGCCGCGCGAGGCGATCCCGCGCGTGCCGCACTACTGCTCCGGCTGCCCGCACAACACCAGCACCAAGGTGCCCGACGGCAGCCGCGCGCTGGCCGGCATCGGCTGCCACTACATGGCGACCTGGATCGAACCGCACACCAAGACCTTCAGCCAGATGGGCGGCGAAGGCGTGCCCTGGCTCGGCCAGGCACCGTTCACCAGCACCAAGCACGTGTTCGCCAACCTGGGCGACGGCACCTACTACCACTCCGGCCTGTTGGCGATCCGCGCCGCCATCGCCGCCAAGGTCAACATCACCTACAAGCTGCTCTACAACGACGCGGTGGCGATGACCGGCGGCCAGCACGTCGACGGCCCGCTCGACGTGCCGATGATCACGCGCCAGCTGGCGGCCGAGGGCGTCAAGCGCATCGTCATCACCAGCGACGAGCCGGAGAAGTACCAGAACGTCAAAGGCCTGGCCGACGGCGTCGAGGTGTTCCACCGCCGCGAGCTCGATCGCCTGCAGAAGGAACTGCGCGAGACCGAAGGCACCACCATCCTGATCCACGACCAGACCTGCGCCGCCGAGAAGCGCCGCCGCCGCAAGCGTGGCGACTACCCCGACCCGGCCAAGCGCGTGTTCATCAACGAGCGCGTGTGCGAAGGCTGCGGCGACTGCAGCGTGAAGTCCGGCTGCCTGTCGGTGATGCCGGTGGAAACGCCGCTGGGCCGCAAGCGCAAGATCGACCAGAGTAGCTGCAACAAGGACTACTCCTGTCTGGAAGGCTTCTGCCCGAGCTTCGTCACCGTCGAAGGTGGCAAGCTGCACAAGCCGGCGGCCGCGGCAGCCAATCTCGGGAGCCTGCCTCCGTTGCCGGCACCGCTGGTACCGGCGGCGCACCAGCCCTACGGCATCATGGTCACCGGCGTCGGCGGCACCGGCGTGGTCACCATCGGCCAGGTGCTGGGCATGGCGGCCTACCTCGACGGCAAGGGCGTCACCGTGCTCGACATGGCCGGCCTCGCCCAGAAGGGCGGCTCGGTGTGGTCGCACGTGCGCATCGCCGACAAGCGGGAGCAACTGCACGCGGTACGCATCGCCGCCGGCGACGCCAACCTGGTGTTGGGCTGCGACCTGGTGGTCACTGCCGCCGAGGAAGCGCTGGCCAAGATGCGCGAGGGCTTCAGCCACGCCGTGATCAACAGCTTCGAATCGCCGACCAGCGCCTTCCTGAAGAACCCGGACCAGCGCTTCCCGGCACGCAGCATGAAGGACGCCATCATCGAATCGGTCGGCGCCGGCCATTACTCCGAGGTCAACGCCACGCGGCTCGCCACCGCCCTGCTCGGCGACGCCATCGCCAGCAACATGTTCATGCTGGGCTACGCCTGGCAGAAGGGGCTGGTACCGGTGAGCGAGGAAGCGATCATGGAGGCGATCCGCCTCAACGGCGCGGCGGTGACCTTCAACCAGCAGGCCTTCTTCTGGGGCCGCCACGCCGCGCACGACCCGGCGCGCGTCGAGGCGCTGGTCACCCCCAACGCCGTGGTGCAGTTCGTTCCACGTGAAACAGCGGACGCCGTGCTGCACCACCGCGCCAAGCTGCTCACCGCCTACCAGAACGAGCGCCTGGCCGAACGCTACAAGGCGCTGGTGCAGCGGGTGAAGACGGCTGAAGACGGCGTCAAGCCGGGCAGCCAGGCGCTGACGCTGGCGGTGGCGAGAAGCTACTACCACGTGCTGGCCTACAAGGACGAGTACGAAGTGGCGCGGCTCTACACCGACGGCGAATTCCTGCGCGCGCTGGACGGCACCTTCGAGGGCGACTACACCCTGCACTTCCAGCTCGGTGCGAGCTGGATGACCGGCGGCAAGGCGAAGAAGGTCAGCTTCGGGTCGTGGATGCTGCCGGCGATGAAGGTGCTGGCCAAGCTGCGCTTCCTGCGCGGCACGCCGCTCGACATCTTCGGCTGGCAGGCCGATCGGAAACTCGAACGCCGCCTCATCGGCGAGTTCGAAACCCTGGTCGATACCCTGCTCGCCGGGCTCAAGGCCGACAACCTCGCCAGCGCGGTGGAACTGGCCAAGCTGGCCGAAAGCGTGCGCGGCTTCGGCCCGATCAAGGACCGCAGCTACGCGTTCGCACAGCAGAAACAGCAGGAACTGCTGGAAGCCTTCGCCGACAAGGGGAAAGCGATCAAGGGCGTGGTAGCGGCCTGA
- the rarD gene encoding EamA family transporter RarD gives MSSSHETGRGVLFVFGAFLIWGLFPLYWKPLHEVPALQILCHRIAWSALFVAALLLVRRQWGWLAEFAREPKKLGVFALSSALLSTNWLIYIWAVNADRVLDASLGYFINPLVNVLLGRLFLGERLAPPQKAAVGLAALGVLWLTILAGTPPWVALSLGLSFGCYGLLRKKAPLASLPGLALETFLMLPLALGALLWFESQGHGAFGHGGGLRDALLAGAGVVTAIPLLLFAAGARRLKLATVGVIQYTSPIMQLLLGAWLFNEPFGVGRLVGFGFIWAGLALYSGAGLLDYLRERSVKPA, from the coding sequence ATGTCTTCATCCCATGAAACCGGGCGCGGCGTGCTGTTCGTGTTCGGCGCCTTCCTGATCTGGGGCTTGTTCCCGCTGTACTGGAAGCCCCTGCACGAGGTGCCGGCGCTGCAGATCCTGTGCCATCGCATCGCCTGGTCGGCGCTGTTCGTGGCGGCGCTGTTGCTGGTGCGCCGCCAGTGGGGCTGGCTGGCCGAGTTCGCGCGCGAGCCGAAAAAGCTCGGCGTGTTCGCGCTGTCCTCGGCGCTGTTGTCGACCAACTGGCTGATCTACATCTGGGCGGTGAACGCCGACCGCGTGCTGGACGCGAGCCTGGGCTACTTCATCAACCCGCTGGTCAACGTGCTGCTGGGGCGCTTGTTCCTCGGCGAGCGGCTGGCGCCGCCGCAGAAGGCGGCGGTGGGGCTCGCCGCGCTCGGCGTGCTGTGGCTGACCATCTTGGCCGGCACACCGCCGTGGGTGGCGCTGAGCCTGGGGCTGTCGTTCGGCTGCTACGGCCTGTTGCGCAAGAAGGCGCCGCTGGCCTCGCTGCCGGGGCTGGCGCTGGAAACCTTTTTGATGCTGCCCCTGGCGCTGGGCGCGCTGCTGTGGTTCGAGAGCCAGGGCCACGGCGCATTCGGCCACGGCGGGGGGCTGCGCGACGCGCTGCTGGCCGGGGCCGGCGTGGTGACGGCGATCCCGCTCTTGCTGTTCGCCGCCGGGGCGCGCCGGCTCAAGCTCGCGACGGTAGGGGTGATCCAGTACACCAGTCCGATCATGCAGCTCTTGCTAGGCGCCTGGCTGTTCAACGAGCCGTTCGGCGTGGGCCGTCTGGTCGGCTTCGGCTTCATCTGGGCCGGGCTCGCGCTGTATTCGGGCGCGGGGCTGCTGGATTACCTGAGGGAGCGCAGCGTGAAGCCCGCCTGA
- a CDS encoding inositol monophosphatase family protein translates to MQVVDQVIRVLRDVAQTEVMPRFLRVGSNRKSDGTLFTEADLACQQALAQRLPAILPYPMLGEEMDHDAQDALWQANRAGLWVVDPIDGTTNFINGLPYFAISVALMVDGKSELGVIYNPVSDEMFYARRGHGAFMNGIRLPLKKIPNCMGDAIAGVEVKYLRSGKLAARLNSLAPCGSQRNMGSSTLDWCFLAAGRYDLYLHGGQRLWDYAAGVVILEEAGGQAATLDTDDYWADQPWSRSAIAALDPGLFTQWLRWVRANQ, encoded by the coding sequence ATGCAGGTGGTCGACCAGGTAATACGTGTGCTGCGCGACGTCGCCCAGACCGAAGTGATGCCGCGCTTCCTCCGTGTGGGCTCCAACCGCAAGAGCGACGGCACGCTGTTTACCGAAGCCGATCTCGCCTGCCAGCAGGCGCTGGCCCAACGGCTGCCCGCCATCCTGCCGTACCCGATGCTGGGCGAGGAAATGGACCATGACGCCCAGGACGCGCTGTGGCAGGCCAACCGCGCCGGCCTGTGGGTGGTCGACCCGATCGACGGCACCACCAACTTCATCAACGGCCTGCCGTATTTCGCCATCTCGGTGGCGCTGATGGTCGACGGCAAGAGCGAGCTCGGGGTGATCTACAACCCGGTGTCCGACGAGATGTTCTACGCCCGGCGCGGCCACGGCGCCTTCATGAACGGCATCCGGCTGCCGCTGAAGAAAATCCCCAACTGCATGGGCGACGCCATCGCCGGGGTCGAGGTCAAGTACCTGCGCTCGGGCAAGCTGGCGGCGCGCCTCAACAGCCTGGCGCCGTGCGGCAGCCAGCGCAACATGGGCTCCTCGACGCTGGACTGGTGCTTCCTCGCCGCCGGCCGTTACGACCTCTACCTGCACGGCGGCCAGCGCCTGTGGGACTACGCCGCCGGCGTGGTGATCCTGGAAGAAGCCGGCGGCCAAGCCGCCACGCTGGACACCGACGACTACTGGGCCGACCAGCCGTGGAGCCGCTCCGCCATCGCCGCGCTCGACCCGGGGCTGTTCACGCAGTGGTTGCGCTGGGTGCGCGCCAACCAATAA
- a CDS encoding 16S rRNA (uracil(1498)-N(3))-methyltransferase, translating to MPRFFIDGDLAPGMTLALPDGVLRHVQVLRLNAGDAITLFNGRGGEYPATLTQVQKREAECVLGEFADVSRESPVWLGLAQAISGGDKMEFTLQKGVEMGVSVFQPLAAERSVVRLSGERADKRVARWQEIVVAACEQCGRNSVPEVRPILTLAEWLRELPPADAHLVLSPLGTQRLADIATAPASAWLMAGPEGGLSAREEGAAIEAGWTPLKLGPRILRTETAALAAVAAIQAVWGDYRG from the coding sequence ATGCCACGGTTTTTTATAGACGGGGATCTCGCCCCCGGTATGACCCTCGCCCTGCCCGACGGCGTGTTGCGCCACGTGCAGGTGCTGCGCCTCAACGCCGGCGACGCCATCACGCTGTTCAACGGCCGCGGCGGGGAATACCCGGCCACGCTCACCCAGGTGCAAAAGCGCGAGGCCGAATGCGTGCTGGGCGAGTTCGCCGACGTGTCGCGCGAGTCGCCGGTGTGGCTCGGGCTGGCGCAGGCCATTTCCGGCGGCGACAAGATGGAATTCACGCTGCAGAAGGGCGTGGAGATGGGGGTCAGCGTGTTCCAGCCGCTCGCCGCCGAGCGCTCGGTGGTGCGGCTCTCGGGCGAGCGCGCCGACAAGCGCGTGGCGCGCTGGCAGGAGATCGTGGTGGCGGCCTGCGAGCAGTGCGGCCGCAACAGCGTGCCCGAGGTGCGGCCGATCCTGACACTGGCCGAATGGCTGCGCGAGCTGCCGCCGGCCGACGCCCACCTGGTGCTGTCGCCGCTCGGCACGCAACGGCTGGCCGACATCGCCACGGCACCGGCCTCGGCCTGGCTGATGGCCGGGCCGGAGGGCGGGCTGTCGGCGCGCGAGGAGGGGGCGGCGATCGAGGCCGGCTGGACCCCGCTCAAGCTCGGGCCGCGCATCCTGCGTACCGAGACCGCGGCGCTGGCGGCGGTGGCGGCGATCCAGGCGGTGTGGGGCGACTACCGCGGCTGA
- a CDS encoding D-hexose-6-phosphate mutarotase, with product MSLTLPEGAALSELAPGVTLLTLEHERFSARLSLLGGQLLDYTRHGETPLLYLSPAAVFQPGKAIRGGVPLCWPWFGAHPDDASAPAHGVARQQVWELQQVTRDADGFDIRLAGPRHGALEASLALRLDDAVGISLTTRNTGSVATPLSAALHSYLAVGDIGRVTLEGLAGAPYYDQLQAEEARFGTEPLRFDREIDSIAYPAGPLTLRDAAWERSVTVEAAGSASSIVWNPWIAKSARLTDLPDDGYRHFVCVETANAGRDARLLAPGASHTLGTRLTPQPST from the coding sequence ATGTCCCTCACCCTGCCCGAAGGCGCCGCCCTGAGCGAACTCGCTCCCGGCGTCACCCTGCTCACGCTCGAACACGAGCGCTTCAGCGCCCGGCTGTCGCTGCTGGGCGGCCAGTTGCTCGACTACACCCGCCACGGCGAAACGCCGCTGCTCTACCTGTCGCCCGCCGCCGTGTTCCAGCCCGGCAAGGCGATCCGCGGCGGGGTGCCGCTGTGCTGGCCGTGGTTCGGCGCCCATCCCGACGACGCCAGCGCCCCGGCCCACGGCGTGGCGCGCCAGCAAGTGTGGGAGTTGCAGCAGGTGACGCGCGACGCCGACGGCTTCGACATCCGCCTCGCCGGCCCGCGCCACGGCGCACTGGAAGCCAGCCTCGCCCTGCGGCTGGATGACGCGGTCGGGATCAGCCTGACCACGCGCAACACCGGTTCCGTCGCAACGCCGCTGTCGGCCGCGCTGCACAGCTACCTGGCGGTGGGCGACATCGGGCGCGTCACGCTGGAAGGTCTCGCCGGCGCGCCGTACTACGACCAGCTGCAGGCGGAAGAGGCGCGCTTCGGCACCGAGCCGCTGCGCTTCGACCGCGAGATCGACAGCATCGCCTACCCCGCCGGCCCGCTCACGCTGCGCGATGCCGCCTGGGAACGCAGCGTCACCGTCGAGGCCGCGGGCTCCGCCAGCAGCATCGTGTGGAACCCGTGGATCGCCAAGTCGGCGCGGCTCACCGATCTGCCGGACGACGGCTACCGCCACTTCGTCTGCGTCGAGACCGCCAACGCCGGCCGCGACGCGCGGCTGTTGGCGCCGGGAGCCAGCCACACCCTGGGCACACGCCTGACGCCGCAGCCCAGCACCTGA